The Phaeacidiphilus oryzae TH49 region GAACGCCTCCAGCTTGGCGTCCAGCCCCTCGTCGTAGACGGTCCTGGCGATGTCCAGGATCTGGTTCCAGCGCGGGTCGACGGTGAACTTCTTGTCGGTCACCCAGGGGTCCATCTGGTGCCGGGCGTCCTGCACGATGATCGCGTAGTCCGCGATCAGGTGGACCTTGCCGCCGCCGGCCTTCTTCACCTCGCGGCCGAGGGTGACGACGTCGGACCACTGGGTGAGCTGGGCGCTGAGCTGTTCCGGGGTGTCTATGCCGAGGTACTTCTTCGCCAGGCTGCGCCGGTAGAGGAAGCCGGCCGGGGAGGAGTTGTCGGTGACCCCGCGCAGCCGGCCCCGGCTGTCCCGGCCCAGTGCCGACACATACGGCACATAGTCCTTGACCAGGTTCTCCGCGCCGTAGGAGGTGAGGTCCTCGGGGAAGTCGTCGATGTACTTGCCGAGGTAGTCGGCGTCCATGTCGAACAGGTCCGGCGGGTTCTGGTTCGCCCCCAGCACCAGCTGGAGCTTGGTCTCGTAGTTGTCGCCGGGGAACACCTGCATGTCGATCTTGATGTCGGGGTTGCTCTTCATGAACCGCCCGGCCGCCAGTTTCGCCTGGTCGAAGTAGGTCCAGGCGACCAGCGTCCCGCTGCCGGAGGAGCCGCTGCCGCCGCTGCCACTGCTGCTCGACGTGAACTCGGCACAGGCGCCGAGCAGCGGGACGGCGGCGGTGAACCCGCCCGCGGCGGCGCCCATCCGCAGCAGGCGGCGGCGGGAGAGGGCGCCGGATCTGCCGGCGGTGCCGAGGTCCGGGCGGGCGGCCGGGCCGTCCTGGTCGGTGCGGCCGCCGTGCGCGGCTGGGTTGTCCTGGTGGCGCTGCATCGGGCACTCCTTGGTTGGTGTGGTTCAGCTGTAGACGGCCTGGCGCTGCTTGCGCTGCTGCTCGTACCGGCGTTCCGTGGCCGGCAGTGACCGGTGGAAGACCAGGGTGGCCGCACCGATCGCGTTCGCCTCCTCTCCCAGGTCCGAGACGGTCACCCTGGTGGCGGTGATATGCCGCCGCAGTACCCGGCGGCCGACCGCGTCCCGGAGCGCCGGCAGGAAGACCGGCGCCACCGCCGCGAAGTGGTGGCCGCCCATCACGACCTCGTCCACGTCGAACAGGTTCACCACCGAGACCAGCGCATTGCCGAGCAGTGCGGCGGCCCGGTCGACGACGGCGGCGACGGGTTCGGAGCGGAGGCGGTCCGCCATCACCTCCGCCAGGGTTTCGTAGCGGCCCCACTCCCGGGCCGCGTCGAGGACCGCCTGCACCGAGGCCTCCGCCTCCAGGCAGCCCCTGGCCCCGCAGTGGCAGAGCCGGCCGCCGGGTTCGACCACGACATGGCCGATCTCGACGGCGTTCCCGGTGGTCCCGCCGTACAGCGCGTCCTTGAGGACGAGCCCGCCGCCGATCCCCATCCCCCAGTAGCAGTAGACGAACGAGGCGCGGTGCCGGCGCCGCCGCCACTGCACCCCGAGGGCGGCGGCGCTGGCGCTGTTGTCCACCAGCACCGGCAGATCCACCGTGGACGCCAGGGCCTGCGGGATGTTCACCCGGTCCCAGCCGGGGAAGTTCGGCGGGGACACCACGGTGCCCTCGGGCATCCGCAGCGGGCCGGGCGCGGCCACCCCGATCCCGGCCGTCCGGTTCCGCTGGGCCGCCCACTCCGGTTCCACCAGCACCGCCGCGACCTCCTCCCCGATCCGCGCCAGGGTCACCTCCGGGGCCTCCCCCACCGGCAGCGCGGTGGACGTACTCCAGCGGACCTCGCCGGTCAGGTCGAGCAGCACGCCGGTCAGCGCGTCCCGCTCCAGGCCGAAGCCGAAGGCCCAGGCGCCGTCCCGGCGGATCCGGAAGCCGGTGGGCGGCTTGCCCGGCCTGGCCGGCCGGTCCAGCTCGACGGCCTCGATCAGGTCGTCGTCGGTGAGGGACTGGATGATGTCCCCCACCGCCTGCACGGAGAGCCCGCAGCGCTCGGCGAGCACGGGGCGGGTCACCGGCCCCTCGGCTCGTACGAGTTGGAGGATCAGCCGTTCATGGGCAAGGCGCAGCCGCAGCTGAGGAACCGAAACCAAGTCATCCCCTTGGGTTCGCCGGTGGACCGGCGGTGACGTCCGGGGTGCGGCTGGGCGCACCCCGTTGAGCCGACCCTCGGTGGCGACGGGGTCCGCGGTGGCGGGTGGCCGGTCCGGTGGGACAGCGGCCCGGGAGGCCTCAGCGCGCCGGGGCTCCCCTGCGGGACTCCGGCCGGCCGAGCGGCGCTCCGTGATTAGTTCATCAAGTGGCAGTACGTATACACCGGGGCCGGGGTGCTCACAAGGGCTCGGGCCCGGCCCGTACCGAACCGCCACGCGTTCACGGCCTCGGCCTCGGTCGACCGCACCGGTGAATCCGCAGGTGAGGCCCCTCTCGGAGAGGTGACCCGGCCATGGTGGCGGGAACCGGGCCGCCTTGGTGAGAAGAGCGGAACCCGAGCGCAGACCCCTTGACGAGCCCGCCGCGGGCCGCATACCGTGCGGCGCATTGTGGTAACGATGCCACATGGTTTTCCTCCGGGCGGCGGATCCGGTCGAAGGGCGCAGTGCCGGAGGGCGTGGCCGACAGTGGCGGTCGGTCGCCCCTCGGGCCCGCACTCCTGGCCGGCCCGCCGAAGACCCCACCCCTGAAGGGCAGGCAATGAAGCTCACCATCGTCGGCGCGGGTTCGACCTACACCCCGGAGATCGTCGACGGACTCGTGCGGATGCCGGAGCGCCTCGGCGTGACCGAGCTCGCGCTGCACGACGTCAGCACCGAGCGGCTGGACCTCCTGGCCGCGATGACCCGCAGGATGCTCGCGGCGGGCGGCCATCCGGCCGCGGTCACCACCCACACCGATCTCGCCCCGGCCGCCGAGGGCGCCGAGTTCGTCCTGGTCCAGCTGCGGGTCGGCGGCCAGCCGGCCCGGTTGCAGGACGAGACGCTGCCGCTGCGCTGCGACTGCCTGGGGCAGGAGACCACCGGGGCCGGGGGCCTGGCCAAGGCGCTGCGCACGGTCCCGGTGATGCTGGACGTGGTGAAGCAGGTCCGCGCGGCCAACCCCACCGCCTGGGTGGTGGACTTCACCAACCCGGTCGGTATCGTGACCCGCGCCCTCCTCCAGGCCGGCCATGAACGGGTGGTCGGCCTCTGCAGTGCCGCGGCCGTGTTCCAGCGGCACTTCGCCGGGATCCTCGGTGTGGAGCCGGACCGGATCGCCCTCGACCACGTCGGCCTGAACCATCTGACCTGGGAGCGCCGGGTGCTGCTGGACGGCGAGGACGTCCTCCCCCGGCTGCTCGACGAGGAGGCCGACCGGGTGGCGCCGGCCACCGGCCTGCCCGCCCAGCTGGTCCGGCGCCTCGGCACCGTCCCCTCCTACTACCTCCACTACTACTACGCCCACGACGAGGTGGTGGCGACACAGCAGGAGCAGGGCGTCCGGGCCCAGGAGGTGATGGAGATCGAGCGGGAACTGCTCGCCCAGTACGCCGACGAGCG contains the following coding sequences:
- a CDS encoding ABC transporter substrate-binding protein is translated as MQRHQDNPAAHGGRTDQDGPAARPDLGTAGRSGALSRRRLLRMGAAAGGFTAAVPLLGACAEFTSSSSGSGGSGSSGSGTLVAWTYFDQAKLAAGRFMKSNPDIKIDMQVFPGDNYETKLQLVLGANQNPPDLFDMDADYLGKYIDDFPEDLTSYGAENLVKDYVPYVSALGRDSRGRLRGVTDNSSPAGFLYRRSLAKKYLGIDTPEQLSAQLTQWSDVVTLGREVKKAGGGKVHLIADYAIIVQDARHQMDPWVTDKKFTVDPRWNQILDIARTVYDEGLDAKLEAFSAPWGAAWNNASVVMFGWPSWAASSNIDPHATGDDWGLAKGPSPEYEGGRYTFVYKNSPRKKLAYKYLEFLAGAEWQNYNLQQTQNMPGLKSVFEQNRSTYKPALFGGQPILDVYEPIALAIPPRPANPDSESVEALFNTAVSDGMRAGRTNAQIFDSLKAAVRSQLPDVKF
- a CDS encoding ROK family transcriptional regulator, producing MVSVPQLRLRLAHERLILQLVRAEGPVTRPVLAERCGLSVQAVGDIIQSLTDDDLIEAVELDRPARPGKPPTGFRIRRDGAWAFGFGLERDALTGVLLDLTGEVRWSTSTALPVGEAPEVTLARIGEEVAAVLVEPEWAAQRNRTAGIGVAAPGPLRMPEGTVVSPPNFPGWDRVNIPQALASTVDLPVLVDNSASAAALGVQWRRRRHRASFVYCYWGMGIGGGLVLKDALYGGTTGNAVEIGHVVVEPGGRLCHCGARGCLEAEASVQAVLDAAREWGRYETLAEVMADRLRSEPVAAVVDRAAALLGNALVSVVNLFDVDEVVMGGHHFAAVAPVFLPALRDAVGRRVLRRHITATRVTVSDLGEEANAIGAATLVFHRSLPATERRYEQQRKQRQAVYS
- a CDS encoding 6-phospho-beta-glucosidase; the encoded protein is MKLTIVGAGSTYTPEIVDGLVRMPERLGVTELALHDVSTERLDLLAAMTRRMLAAGGHPAAVTTHTDLAPAAEGAEFVLVQLRVGGQPARLQDETLPLRCDCLGQETTGAGGLAKALRTVPVMLDVVKQVRAANPTAWVVDFTNPVGIVTRALLQAGHERVVGLCSAAAVFQRHFAGILGVEPDRIALDHVGLNHLTWERRVLLDGEDVLPRLLDEEADRVAPATGLPAQLVRRLGTVPSYYLHYYYAHDEVVATQQEQGVRAQEVMEIERELLAQYADERVTGKPELLSRRGGASYSEAALDLMASLHAGDGRTHILNVRNGRTLPFLPEDSVIEVPATVTREEVVPLAAEPVEPLLAGLIAHVTGYERLALEAAVHGGRDRVFRALLAHPLIGQHAVADRLTDLLLAANRAYLPWAG